Below is a window of Halolamina sp. CBA1230 DNA.
CCCGACGACGGCGCCGGTGAGGACGGCGTCGCCGCGCTGGTAGCGCAGCGACTCGACGACGAATCCCGCGCTCACGAGTTCGTGGACGACGCTGCGCTGGAGCGAGAGACAGCGGTAGCTGTGTCGGTCGTCGACGGCCGCGCGGTAGAGGTAGCGGATACGGTCGTCGGCGTCGAGCGCGGCGGTGAACGCCTCGTTCGGTTCGGAACTGAACCGCAGGAGGACGTTGCCGTCGTCCCGCAACAGCGGCGGCGCCACGTCGACGACCGCGTCGGCGGCGCGGGAGGCGTCCGCGAGCGGGCAGTCGTCGCCCCTGATGCGGAACTCCGCCATCAGACACTCGTCGATCATCGCCCGAGAGAGACGCCGAGTGTATTTAAAACCCGTCTATGGACTGCCGAACGGGTAAGGCCGATCGTCGGCAACGGTCGACCATGAACATCGAGGAGGTCAAAGAGCAGGCAGAACCGCGCGCGTTCAGCCCGCGCGACGACCTGCCCCGGGAGTACCGCGAGGCCGCGACGCGGATGCTCGAGTTCCACGCGAACAGCGAGATCATGGGCGCCTACCTGGAGCGCCCGTTCATCCGCAAGGCGCCGAGCCTCGAGCGCAAGATGGCGTTCAGCGCAAAGACGCAGGACGAGATCGGCCACGGCCAGATGCTCTACCGGGCCGCCGAGTCGCTGGGGATCAAGACCCGCGACGAGATGCTCGACGATCTCGCCAACGGCGACGGGAAGTTCCTCAACTGCTTCCACTACCCGATGGAGAGCTACGTCGAGACGCCGATGATCGCATTCTTCGTCGACGGTGCGGCGATGCGCCGACAGGCGACGTTGAAGTCCTCGAGCTGGGAGCCGTACGCCCACGCGATGGACAAGATCTGCTTCGAGGAGGGGATGCACGTCAAACACGGCGAGTCGATCCTGCGGGAGCTGATGAGCGGCTCCAAGAAGGAACAGGAGATGACTCAGGAGGCGTTCGAGGAGTGGTGGCCCCGCATCCTGCAGTTCTTCGGGCCGACCGACGACCAGAGCACCCACCACGGGTTCGCCGAGCAGGTGGGGCTGAAGACGAAATCCAACGACGAACTCCGGAACGCGTTCCTCAACGCGTACATGCCCAAGGCGAAGGAGTACGGGCTGGAGATCCCCGACGAGCCGCGCATCCGTGACAACGGCGACGGCACCTACGAGGTTGTCGAGGACGACCTCGACTGGGAGGAGTTCTTCACCGTCTCGAAGAACGAGTACGAGGGGAGCATCGAACAGATCGACAGCCGGGCCCGTGCCCAGGAGGCCGTCCAGTGGGTGCGCGACATGCTCGACGGCCAGTCGACCACCGGGAGCGGCCCCACGCCGCAGGCGGCCGACTGACCATGATCTGGGAAGTGTTCCGGCAGGCGGCGCCCGGGAGAGCTCACGAGCACTGTGGCAACGTCCACGCGCCCGACCGGGAGATGGCCAAGCAGTTCGCCGTGATCCAGCACGGGCGCCGCAAGCCGACCCACTCGCTGTGGGTCGCCCCGCAGGAGCGAGTCAGCGGCGTCTACGGCGACGAGGACGCCGGATCCGTCGACGGCGAGACCGACTGGGCGGTGTTCCGGCAGGACCGCGCCGGCGGCTACCACGCTCACTGCGGGCAGGTGACCGCAGACGACGTCGACGCCGCGAAAGCCGCCGCGGGCGACGCCTACGGCGACGACGACCCCAACAGCCTCTGGCTGGTCCAGTCGCGCTACATCGGCGAGGTCACCGACAAGGAGGTCGCCTTCGGCGGCACGACGAACAAGGCGTACCGGTTCGCCCAGACGTACAACGTCGACGCGGCCGCCGAGGAGGTTCAGGCCTCCGAGAACGAACAGATCGACGCCGAGCGCCGGCGGGGTGACAGCTGATGTCGACCACCCGACCCGACCTCGGCGCCCCCGACGAACTCAGCGAGCGGGAGCGCGATGCGGTCGAGGCACAGCTGTTCCGGCTCGCCGACGACGAGTACGTTCAGGCCGAGCGCTACACGTTCTGGCAGGTCCGGGCGCCGACGCTGGAGTCCGACCTCGCGGTCGCGAACAACGCCCAGGACGAACTCGGCCACGCGCGGCTGTGGTACGACGCGATCCAGCAGCTCGGCTACTCCGAGGAGTCGCTGCTGTGGGAGAGCGAGCCCGACGACTTCCAGCACAGCACCCTCGTGGAGCTCCCGTTCTCGGAGGGCGACTGGGGCGACGCGATCCTCCGGGGCTACCTCTACGACGTGGCCGAGGAGATCCGCCTCGCCGCGCTGGAGGGGTCGACGTACGAGGCGATCCGCAACCGCACCAGTCGGATCCAGGGCGAGGAGGACTACCACGTGGAACACGCGGAGAACTGGCTGCGCCGGATGGCCGACGACGAGGAAGCCAGTCGGCGCGTCCAGGCCGCGCTCGACCGACTCTACCCCTACGCGCTGACGCTGTTCGAGCCCGTGGGCGATATCGAAGAGGATATCGTCGACCTCGGCATCCGCGACGCCACGCTCGAGGAGATGCGCACGGAGTGGGAGGAGCGCACGACCGCGTTCCTCACGGACCTCGGCTTCGAGATGCCGACCGACGCCGAGCCGGTGACGCCGACGGGCCGGGACAACGAACACACCCAGCACTGGCACGACCTCCACGAGGAGATGGTCTCCTCCTACCGCAACCTCGGTCGCCACGAAGCGACCACACTCATGGACGATGAGTAGCGAACCCGACGGCCCCGAGGAGTTCGACCGCCCGCGGGCCGACGAGGACGCCACGCCGTGTGGCTACACCGAGTACGAGACGAAGGAGCGCACGGCCGAGGAGGTGCCCGCGACCGGCGAGGGCGCCGAGGGGCTCGAACGCGAGGTCTGGGCCGCGCTGTACGAGGTCGAGGACCCGGAGATGCCCGTCAGCGTCGTCGATCTGGGGCTGATCTACGGGCTCGAACTCGACGACGGCGACGCGACGATCGACATGACGCTGACCTACAGCGGCTGTCCCGCCCGGGAGATCATCCTCGAGGAGGTCGAGGAAGCAGCGGAGGGCGTCGACGGCGTCGACGACGCCGAGGTCCGCCTCGTCTGGGCGCCGGACTGGTCGCTCGACCTCGTGACCGAACAGGGGAAGGAAGCGCTCCGGGAGTTCGGGATCAGTGTGGAGCGATGAGCGACGAGCCAGCTTCGGGCCCCAGCCCCGACGCGGGCGAGCAGGACCCCAGTGTCACGACGAGTGGGGAAACTACAGGCGCGGAGTGTCCGTACTGCGGGTCGGAGAACACCGAGCGCGAGCACCCGCGCGGGCCGTCGCGCTGTCAGTCGATCCACTACTGCAACGACTGCCTCCAGCAGTTCAAGAAGTTCGAGTAGGAGTCGCTGTCGAGCGTTCGCGGACTATTCGGCGTCTTCCTCGGCGTCCTTCCGCTTGATCAGGAACTTCATATCGCCCTCGAACACCACGGTGTCCTCCTGGTTCTCCATCACGCAGTCGAGCACGACCAGCCCGGCGTCGTCGCGGCTGAGCTCCTTCTTCTCGGAGACCTCCATCTCGAGTTGGAGCGTGTCGCCGATGGTGACGGGGTTCGGGAGATCCATGTAGTTCATCCCGAGGAACGCGACCGCAGTTCGCTCGACGATGCCCGTCCGGTAGACAAAGCCCGTCGCCTGGACGAACGTCATCGGGCCGTGGGCGATGCGCTCGCCGAACTCCTGCTCCTCGGCGTACTCCTTGTTGGTGTGCAGCTCGGTCCAGTCGCCGCTGAGCGCGGAGTGCATCACGAAGTCAGATTCGGTGACCGTCCGCCCGACGCTGATGAACTCCTCGCCGATCTCGAACTCCTCGAAGTAGTGCGGTTCGTAGCTGTACGGCATACCCCCGGGTTCGCCCAGTCGCCGTATATAGCTCCCGGAGAAGCGTGGCCGAATCGCCAGCACCCGTCGACGCCCCGCCCCGACCAGCACGTCTTTGGCGCCGCTGGCGGAACACGCCGCGCATGCCCGACGTTCCCGAAGCGACCCGCGAGCGGATCGAGTCCGACCCGTTCTGTGCGACGCTGGGGATCGAGGTGGTCGATCTCGCCCCCGGCCGCGCCCGCACGGAACTGCGCGTGACCGAGGAACTACTGAACTTCCACGGCACACCCCACGGCGGCGCGGTCTACTCGCTGGCCGACGCCGCCTTCGCCGCGGCGTCGAATTCGCGGGGCGAGACGGCGCTGGCGCTCGAGACCAACATCTCCTACCTCGACGCTGTCGAGACGGGCGAGACGCTGACTGCGACCGCCGAGGAGACCCACCTCGCGGGCCGGACCGCCGAGTACGAGGTCGAAGTCACGGACGAGAAGGAGGATCGGATCGCGACGTTCCGCGGGCGGGTGTACCGCCCGGAGTAATCGCCTACCGGTTGTCGTAGACGCGCTGGACCTTCCCGACCTCGCTGCGGGCGATCCCGCCGGACTCGACCAGCGTGAGTTCGTCCGGCGTGAACTGGAGCACGTTCTCCAGGCGTTCGAGGATCTCCTCCTCCAGCTCCGCGTGGCCGCGGTCCGTGTCCTCGGCGCGTTCGACGGTGAGCTCCATCACGTCGAGGTTCTCCTCGCGGTCGAGGTCGATGCGGTAGTGGGGCGCGACGCCGTCGATGTCGAGCACCACGTCTTCGATCTCGCTGGGGTAGAGGTTCACGCCGCGGACGATCAGCAGGTCGTCGGCGCGGCCGGTGACGTTGTCCATCCGGACCATCGTCCGCCCACAGTCACACTCCTCGTACGTCAGCGTCGTCAGGTCGCCGGTCCGGTAGCGTAGGACGGGCAGCGCATCCTTCGACAGCGTCGTGAGCACGAGTTCGCCCTCCTCGCCCTCCTCGACGGGCTCGCCCGTCTGCGGGTCGACGACCTCGGGGAGGAAGCGGTCCTCCCAGATGTGGAGGCCGTTCTGGGCCTCGTGGCACTCGTTCGAGACGCCGGGGCCGACGATCTCCGAGAGCCCGTAGATGTCGATCCCAGTCACGTCGAGGCGCTCCTCGATCTCCTCGCGCATCGGGTCCGTGCAGGGTTCGGCGCCGAAGATGACAGTCGAAATCGGCAGTTCTCGGGGGTCGTGGCCCATCTCCTCGGCGGTCTCGGCGAGGTAGAGCGCGTAGGAGGGCGTGCAGGTGAACACGTCGCTCTCCAGGTCACGCATCAGCTCGATCTGGCGCTGGGTCTGCCCGCCGCCGATGGGGATTACCGTCCCCCCGAGCTCCTCGACGCCGTAGTGGAGGCCGAGCCCGCCAGTGAACAGCCCGTAGCCGTAGGCGTTCTGGACGGTGTCGCCGGCCTCGACGCCAGCCGCCGCGAGCGAGCGGGCGACCACCTCGCTCCAGACGTCGAGGTCGTCGTCGGTGTAGGCGACGATTTTGGGTTTACCCGTGGTGCCGGAGGAGGCGTGGATCCGCGTGACTTCGTCGTCGTCGACGGCGAACAGCCCGTCGGGGTACTCGTCGCGGAAGTCTTCCTTCGTCGTCGTCGGGAGCTTCCGAACGTCGTCGACGCTGTCGATGTCCGCCGGCTCGACCCCCGC
It encodes the following:
- a CDS encoding helix-turn-helix domain-containing protein; translation: MIDECLMAEFRIRGDDCPLADASRAADAVVDVAPPLLRDDGNVLLRFSSEPNEAFTAALDADDRIRYLYRAAVDDRHSYRCLSLQRSVVHELVSAGFVVESLRYQRGDAVLTGAVVGQEILQAVMETAGETVGVELERVYALGPEEDSPVAERWDLTPAQTEAIRTAVEMGYFTVPRGTTAGEVADAIGISKSAFLERLRRGQHALFSQVFDIET
- a CDS encoding Phenylacetic acid catabolic protein, which encodes MNIEEVKEQAEPRAFSPRDDLPREYREAATRMLEFHANSEIMGAYLERPFIRKAPSLERKMAFSAKTQDEIGHGQMLYRAAESLGIKTRDEMLDDLANGDGKFLNCFHYPMESYVETPMIAFFVDGAAMRRQATLKSSSWEPYAHAMDKICFEEGMHVKHGESILRELMSGSKKEQEMTQEAFEEWWPRILQFFGPTDDQSTHHGFAEQVGLKTKSNDELRNAFLNAYMPKAKEYGLEIPDEPRIRDNGDGTYEVVEDDLDWEEFFTVSKNEYEGSIEQIDSRARAQEAVQWVRDMLDGQSTTGSGPTPQAAD
- a CDS encoding PacF protein; protein product: MIWEVFRQAAPGRAHEHCGNVHAPDREMAKQFAVIQHGRRKPTHSLWVAPQERVSGVYGDEDAGSVDGETDWAVFRQDRAGGYHAHCGQVTADDVDAAKAAAGDAYGDDDPNSLWLVQSRYIGEVTDKEVAFGGTTNKAYRFAQTYNVDAAAEEVQASENEQIDAERRRGDS
- the paaC gene encoding 1,2-phenylacetyl-CoA epoxidase subunit PaaC — protein: MSTTRPDLGAPDELSERERDAVEAQLFRLADDEYVQAERYTFWQVRAPTLESDLAVANNAQDELGHARLWYDAIQQLGYSEESLLWESEPDDFQHSTLVELPFSEGDWGDAILRGYLYDVAEEIRLAALEGSTYEAIRNRTSRIQGEEDYHVEHAENWLRRMADDEEASRRVQAALDRLYPYALTLFEPVGDIEEDIVDLGIRDATLEEMRTEWEERTTAFLTDLGFEMPTDAEPVTPTGRDNEHTQHWHDLHEEMVSSYRNLGRHEATTLMDDE
- the paaD gene encoding 1,2-phenylacetyl-CoA epoxidase subunit PaaD gives rise to the protein MSSEPDGPEEFDRPRADEDATPCGYTEYETKERTAEEVPATGEGAEGLEREVWAALYEVEDPEMPVSVVDLGLIYGLELDDGDATIDMTLTYSGCPAREIILEEVEEAAEGVDGVDDAEVRLVWAPDWSLDLVTEQGKEALREFGISVER
- the paaE gene encoding 1,2-phenylacetyl-CoA epoxidase subunit PaaE, translating into MSDEPASGPSPDAGEQDPSVTTSGETTGAECPYCGSENTEREHPRGPSRCQSIHYCNDCLQQFKKFE
- a CDS encoding MaoC/PaaZ C-terminal domain-containing protein; protein product: MPYSYEPHYFEEFEIGEEFISVGRTVTESDFVMHSALSGDWTELHTNKEYAEEQEFGERIAHGPMTFVQATGFVYRTGIVERTAVAFLGMNYMDLPNPVTIGDTLQLEMEVSEKKELSRDDAGLVVLDCVMENQEDTVVFEGDMKFLIKRKDAEEDAE
- the paaI gene encoding hydroxyphenylacetyl-CoA thioesterase PaaI gives rise to the protein MPDVPEATRERIESDPFCATLGIEVVDLAPGRARTELRVTEELLNFHGTPHGGAVYSLADAAFAAASNSRGETALALETNISYLDAVETGETLTATAEETHLAGRTAEYEVEVTDEKEDRIATFRGRVYRPE
- the paaK gene encoding phenylacetate--CoA ligase PaaK, which translates into the protein MVHKPIEGADREEIRDLQADRLRETVENAYENVPFYREKLDEAGVEPADIDSVDDVRKLPTTTKEDFRDEYPDGLFAVDDDEVTRIHASSGTTGKPKIVAYTDDDLDVWSEVVARSLAAAGVEAGDTVQNAYGYGLFTGGLGLHYGVEELGGTVIPIGGGQTQRQIELMRDLESDVFTCTPSYALYLAETAEEMGHDPRELPISTVIFGAEPCTDPMREEIEERLDVTGIDIYGLSEIVGPGVSNECHEAQNGLHIWEDRFLPEVVDPQTGEPVEEGEEGELVLTTLSKDALPVLRYRTGDLTTLTYEECDCGRTMVRMDNVTGRADDLLIVRGVNLYPSEIEDVVLDIDGVAPHYRIDLDREENLDVMELTVERAEDTDRGHAELEEEILERLENVLQFTPDELTLVESGGIARSEVGKVQRVYDNR